Proteins encoded by one window of Cylindrospermum stagnale PCC 7417:
- a CDS encoding DUF3177 family protein → MEQPWFRPLVWIDYRLAILFTVIIPLILLVWAFVQKVDSIQRLLTIYWRVSSLLAITIYLMIGGFGVSFISGLMARILIPISLWFWVDLNDEIEYQSTGTLKLAFTSWRWAMTVYCILGTIAFAPFLGCAFSANALKTPDCQVWFQAPLLFKEYFHANSKPAFLGFLAIISLVIYVVYLSYFILIKLGKKGRSAAQQ, encoded by the coding sequence ATGGAACAGCCTTGGTTTCGCCCTTTGGTCTGGATTGACTACCGACTGGCGATATTATTTACAGTAATTATTCCCCTAATTCTACTGGTTTGGGCGTTTGTACAAAAAGTGGATAGCATACAACGCTTGTTAACGATTTACTGGCGAGTCTCAAGTCTGTTGGCAATCACAATTTACTTGATGATTGGCGGGTTTGGGGTAAGTTTTATCTCCGGGTTAATGGCTCGTATATTAATCCCTATTTCCCTGTGGTTCTGGGTGGATTTAAACGATGAAATTGAATATCAATCTACTGGCACTTTGAAATTGGCTTTCACTTCTTGGCGCTGGGCTATGACTGTTTATTGTATTTTGGGCACAATAGCCTTTGCACCTTTTTTAGGTTGTGCTTTTTCTGCAAATGCACTCAAAACTCCCGATTGTCAAGTCTGGTTTCAAGCCCCGTTACTGTTTAAAGAATATTTTCATGCGAATAGTAAGCCTGCCTTTTTGGGCTTTCTCGCCATCATTAGTTTAGTAATTTATGTAGTTTACTTAAGTTACTTTATTTTGATTAAGCTAGGCAAAAAAGGACGTTCAGCAGCACAACAGTAA